DNA from Sulfurimonas gotlandica GD1:
TGACTCAATACCACTAGCTGATCTATCTTTAGCATCTAGCATCAAAAAGTTGTCATATGAACTTTGTTGAAGTTGTAGTAAGTTTGGTACTTCTATCTGTTGAGGAGTTTTAGAGAAGTCTACACGAAGACGGTTTCCGGAGTATAAAGTGTTTAACATATGCTACCTCGATAAGTAATTAGTATCATATTCAAGCGTCCTTGAATGATTTTTGTGGGGCTCTAAAAGAGCTTATTTTAACAGTGCTTATAAACGACATAAGGGCACTTTTACAAAGAGACAAAATCTCATTGTAAAAGCGCCCAGAATTTGAGAGCCGAAGCTCTCATAAAAAGTGTTAATAGATTACTTAACTTCTACAGTAGCACCAGCTTCTTCAAGCTCTTTTTTAGCTGCTTCAGCAGTTTCTTTATCTACACCCTCTTTAATTGTAGACGGTAATGCTTCAGTTGCTTCTTTTGCTTCTTTAAGACCTAAGCCAGTAAGAGCACGAACAGCTTTAATAACACCAATTTTCTTAGCGCCAGCATCTGTAATAATTACATCAAACTCAGTTTGTTCTTCAGCAGCAGCACCACCAGCAGCAGCGCCACCAGCCATTGCTACAGGTTGTGCAGAAACACCGAATTTTTCCTCAAATTCTTTTACTAATTCAGAAAGTTCTAATACAGAAAGTCCTGAAATAAATTCTAATACGTCTTCTTTAGTTACAGCCATGTGTAATCCTTAATTTTATTTTATTTTTATAGTTTTAACTGCTTAAGCAGCTTCTTTTTTTTGTCTTAGTGCGTCAAGACCAATTGTAAAGTTCGCAATAGGTGCCATCCAAGTAGCAGCAAGCATTGCAAGTAACTCTTCACGTCCTGGAAGTTTAGCGAATGCTTCAACTTTAGAAGCATCTGAAGCTTCACGGTCAACATAAGCAGATTTAA
Protein-coding regions in this window:
- the rplL gene encoding 50S ribosomal protein L7/L12, with amino-acid sequence MAVTKEDVLEFISGLSVLELSELVKEFEEKFGVSAQPVAMAGGAAAGGAAAEEQTEFDVIITDAGAKKIGVIKAVRALTGLGLKEAKEATEALPSTIKEGVDKETAEAAKKELEEAGATVEVK